One segment of Lutra lutra chromosome 12, mLutLut1.2, whole genome shotgun sequence DNA contains the following:
- the RPL17 gene encoding 60S ribosomal protein L17, with the protein MVRYSLDPENPTKSCKSRGSNLRVHFKNTRETAQAIKGMHIRKATKYLKDVTLQKQCVPFRRYNGGVGRCAQAKQWGWTQGRWPKKSAEFLLHMLKNAESNAELKGLDVDSLVIEHIQVNKAPKMRRRTYRAHGRINPYMSSPCHIEMILTEKEQIVPKPEEEVAQKKKISQKKLKKQKLMARE; encoded by the exons ATGGTTCGCTATTCGCTTGACCCGGAAAACCCTACGAAAT CATGCAAGTCAAGAGGTTCAAATCTCCGTGTTCACTTTAAG AACACACGTGAAACTGCCCAGGCCATCAAGGGTATGCATATCCGAAAAGCCACCAAGTATCTGAAAGACGTCACTTTGCAGAAGCAGTGTGTGCCATTCCGTCGCTACAATGGTGGAGTTGGTAGGTGTGCCCAG GCCAAACAGTGGGGCTGGACACAAGGTCGGTGGCCCAAGAAGAGTGCTGAATTTTTACTGCACATGCTTAAAAACGCAGAGAGTAATGCTGAACTTAAG ggTTTAGATGTCGATTCTCTGGTCATTGAGCACATTCAGGTGAACAAAGCCCCCAAGATGCGGCGTAGGACTTACAGGGCTCATGGTCGGATTAACCCATACATGAGCTCTCCCTGCCACATTGAGATGATCCTTACTGAAAAAGAGCAGATTGTTCCTAAACCAGAAGAGGAGGTTGCACAGAAGAAAAAG atatcccagaagaaactgaagaaacaaaaacttatggCCCGGGAGTAA
- the C12H18orf32 gene encoding UPF0729 protein C18orf32 homolog yields the protein MVCIPCIVIPILLWIYKKFLEPYIYPLISPFVSRMWPKKALRESHDKNKGKVDCKGADINGLPTKGPTEISDKKKD from the exons ATGGTGTGCATTCCTTGCATCGTCATTCCGATTCTGCTCTGGATCTACAAAAAATTCCTGGAGCCCTACATAtaccctctgatttccccctttGTGAGTCGTATGTGGCCTAAGAAAGCTCTTCGAGAATCCCACGATAAAAACAAAGGCAAGGTAGACTGTAAG ggcGCAGACATAAATGGATTACCAACAAAAGGTCCGACGGAAATCTCTGataaaaagaaagactaa